From Candidatus Manganitrophus morganii, the proteins below share one genomic window:
- a CDS encoding alpha-ketoacid dehydrogenase subunit beta yields the protein MPTTYIKAIHDAMFEEMKRDENVFLLGEDVGILGGAFKATEGLLQEFGPERVIDTPIAESLIVGAAIGAAVSGMRPIAEMQFADFISCAYDQIINMAGTLRYRHGGRAQVPMVIRGPSGAGVHGGLFHSQNPESYFLPVPGLKIVAPATAYDAKGLLKAAIRDNDPVLFFEHKYLYRRIQEELPEEDYIVPLGKAAVRCEGSEMTFITYSAMVHPSLAAAERLEKEDGLSVEVIDLRSLRPLDWDTVFQSVRKTSKVVIIHEDRRTGGIGGEISARLSEECFDALDGPIMRVTSEDTHYAFSPPLEEFILPNVDKIVAKARTLAAY from the coding sequence ATGCCGACCACTTATATCAAAGCCATTCATGACGCGATGTTCGAGGAGATGAAGCGGGATGAAAATGTCTTCCTTTTGGGTGAAGATGTCGGAATCCTCGGCGGGGCGTTCAAAGCGACCGAAGGCTTGCTTCAGGAGTTCGGCCCGGAACGGGTGATCGACACGCCGATCGCCGAATCGCTCATTGTGGGCGCCGCCATCGGCGCGGCGGTCTCGGGAATGCGGCCGATCGCGGAGATGCAGTTCGCCGACTTTATTTCCTGTGCCTACGATCAGATTATCAACATGGCGGGAACCCTCCGGTACCGTCACGGCGGGCGCGCGCAGGTGCCGATGGTGATCCGGGGTCCTTCCGGAGCCGGGGTCCATGGCGGGCTTTTTCATTCTCAGAATCCCGAATCGTATTTCCTTCCCGTCCCCGGGCTGAAGATTGTCGCGCCGGCCACCGCCTACGATGCCAAAGGCCTTCTCAAGGCGGCGATCCGGGACAACGATCCGGTCCTTTTCTTCGAGCACAAATATCTCTACCGAAGAATCCAGGAAGAGCTTCCGGAAGAAGACTACATCGTCCCCCTCGGCAAAGCGGCGGTCCGCTGCGAAGGATCGGAGATGACCTTTATCACCTACAGCGCCATGGTCCATCCTTCACTCGCGGCGGCGGAGCGACTGGAGAAGGAGGATGGGCTCAGCGTGGAGGTGATCGACTTGAGATCGCTCCGGCCGCTCGATTGGGACACGGTTTTCCAATCGGTCCGGAAGACGAGCAAGGTCGTCATTATCCATGAAGACCGGCGGACCGGCGGCATCGGCGGAGAGATCTCCGCCCGGCTTTCCGAAGAGTGCTTCGATGCGCTCGACGGCCCGATCATGCGGGTGACGTCGGAAGACACCCATTATGCCTTCAGCCCCCCGCTGGAGGAGTTCATTCTGCCGAACGTCGACAAGATCGTCGCGAAGGCGAGGACGCTGGCGGCTTATTGA
- a CDS encoding ABC transporter ATP-binding protein: protein MPEPILQVQQLKTHFYLMEGVVPAVEEVSFDLHRGETLGLVGESGSGKSVTALSILRLVPDPPGKIVGGKILFEGKDLLALPEKEMRKIRGNRISMIFQEPMTSLNPVLTIGEQIAEGIVLHENVGKKEAMNQAVEMLRKVEIPAPERRVREYPHQLSGGMRQRVMIAMALALRPSILIADEPTTALDVTIQRQILDLIGKLQEEIGMAVLLITHNLGIIAETAQRVVVMKEGRVVETSDVFSLFEKPQHPYTRQLLAAVPRLGETKKWSKKRKEFAST, encoded by the coding sequence ATGCCGGAGCCGATCCTGCAAGTCCAACAGCTTAAGACCCACTTCTATCTGATGGAAGGGGTTGTTCCCGCCGTGGAAGAGGTGAGCTTCGATCTTCACCGGGGGGAAACCTTGGGATTGGTGGGAGAGAGCGGATCGGGAAAAAGCGTCACCGCCCTTTCGATTCTCCGGCTGGTTCCCGATCCGCCGGGGAAAATCGTCGGAGGGAAGATCCTCTTTGAAGGGAAAGACCTTCTGGCGCTTCCGGAAAAAGAGATGCGGAAGATCCGCGGGAATCGGATCTCGATGATCTTTCAAGAGCCGATGACCTCGCTCAATCCGGTCTTGACGATCGGCGAGCAGATCGCGGAAGGAATCGTTCTTCATGAAAACGTCGGGAAAAAAGAGGCGATGAACCAAGCGGTGGAGATGCTCCGCAAGGTGGAGATCCCCGCCCCCGAGCGGCGGGTTCGGGAGTACCCGCATCAGCTCTCCGGCGGAATGAGGCAGCGGGTGATGATCGCGATGGCGCTCGCCCTGCGCCCCTCCATTTTGATCGCCGACGAGCCGACGACCGCGCTCGATGTGACGATCCAGCGGCAGATCCTCGACCTCATCGGTAAATTGCAAGAGGAGATCGGGATGGCCGTCTTGCTAATCACCCATAATCTCGGTATCATCGCAGAGACGGCACAACGCGTGGTTGTGATGAAAGAAGGACGGGTGGTCGAGACCTCCGATGTCTTCTCACTCTTCGAAAAACCGCAGCATCCCTACACACGGCAGCTTCTGGCGGCGGTCCCCCGTCTGGGCGAAACAAAGAAATGGTCCAAAAAGAGAAAGGAATTTGCTTCAACGTAG
- a CDS encoding cytochrome b N-terminal domain-containing protein — protein MRQSLRDWFDERVGLDIFERMLQKPLPKRGAWFYTLGSATLSLITIQFVTGAFLMFYYVPDGEYAEQSIRYITEQVSYGWYLRSMHRWSANLLFIVIGLHMFRVFVSGAFKRPREMTWVIGALIFLTVIGIGLTGGLLPWDDNAHWIGTVFGNTLSYFPLVGPFLRSALLGGEHVGTLTLTRFYALHVWVLPLVLGILITLHLYLIRKHGLFGSVIEYRDQIAALTAKGVPRESIIVTKMTPDETEPFYPAQVFRDSIVAFGLITAVSLFSILFPFSPYRGEEPPPTEIIPRPEWFFWSVDEWLMFFPGRLIPIGLILVTLFFLFLPLVPFVERHPEVSPIRRPVPTIIGTWVYLFIIVLALMAGARIFNY, from the coding sequence ATGAGACAATCGCTCCGGGATTGGTTCGACGAGCGGGTGGGGCTCGATATTTTCGAGCGGATGCTTCAGAAGCCGCTCCCGAAGCGGGGGGCCTGGTTTTATACGCTCGGGAGCGCCACCTTGTCTTTGATCACGATTCAGTTCGTCACCGGCGCCTTCTTGATGTTCTACTACGTCCCCGACGGGGAATACGCCGAGCAGTCGATCCGGTACATCACGGAGCAGGTGAGCTACGGCTGGTATCTGCGGAGCATGCACCGATGGTCGGCGAACCTTCTCTTCATCGTGATCGGACTTCACATGTTCCGCGTCTTCGTGAGCGGCGCGTTCAAGCGGCCGCGGGAGATGACATGGGTGATCGGGGCGTTGATCTTTTTGACGGTGATCGGCATCGGCTTGACCGGCGGGCTTTTGCCGTGGGACGACAACGCCCATTGGATCGGAACGGTCTTCGGGAACACCCTCTCCTACTTTCCCCTGGTCGGCCCCTTTCTTCGCAGCGCGCTCCTGGGGGGAGAACATGTCGGCACCCTCACGCTGACCCGGTTCTACGCCCTGCACGTTTGGGTTCTCCCGCTGGTCCTCGGAATTTTGATTACATTGCACCTCTACCTGATCCGGAAACACGGCCTCTTCGGGTCGGTCATCGAGTACCGCGATCAGATCGCGGCGCTGACGGCGAAGGGGGTCCCGCGGGAATCGATCATCGTGACGAAAATGACCCCCGACGAGACGGAGCCTTTTTATCCCGCCCAGGTTTTCCGGGACTCGATCGTCGCCTTCGGCCTGATCACCGCCGTTTCGCTTTTTTCGATTCTCTTCCCCTTCTCCCCTTACCGGGGCGAGGAGCCGCCGCCGACCGAGATCATTCCCCGGCCGGAGTGGTTTTTCTGGTCGGTGGACGAGTGGCTGATGTTCTTTCCGGGGCGGTTGATCCCGATCGGGCTGATTCTCGTCACCCTCTTTTTTCTTTTTCTCCCCCTCGTTCCCTTTGTCGAGCGCCACCCGGAGGTCAGCCCCATCCGAAGGCCGGTCCCGACGATCATCGGAACGTGGGTCTATCTTTTTATCATCGTCCTCGCCCTGATGGCGGGGGCGCGGATTTTTAATTACTGA
- the sucB gene encoding 2-oxoglutarate dehydrogenase, E2 component, dihydrolipoamide succinyltransferase encodes MSTKVIMPQMGESVVEGKVAKWLVREGEQVETDQPIAEISTDKVDVEIPSPGAGTLTKIYVPEGETVSIGAELAVIGDGKEAEREAAKPPEVQRPPATTPGRPPETERPPTTAASARPAPPPTAPSPEKPAVKSDKDEAKRDGGDIGRISPLVRKLAEEHQVDLSQVQGTGLSGRITKQDILRYVGEEETQPAEKQRALASPVPSRPSHEGAKPAAPLPAETLQFKEFKIPRYEPKEGDQVIPFSRLRKMIAEHMVYSKRTAPHVATVAEVDMAKVVRLRKEKKGSIKEQTGQELTYLPFLIAAAVQAIREHPTLNAAVADDSLIIRKEIHMGIAVETEKGLMVPVIRRAHEMSLAGLSRAAAELAEKARRGTLSPDEITGGSFTISNPGREGNLFGTPIIFQPQVGILRMGEIVKRPVVIEVDGNESIAVRPMMYLALSYDHRVIDGATGNAFLHRVKEILEEGKFTL; translated from the coding sequence ATGTCTACCAAAGTGATCATGCCTCAAATGGGAGAAAGTGTTGTCGAAGGGAAGGTCGCGAAGTGGCTGGTCCGGGAAGGGGAACAGGTCGAGACCGACCAGCCGATCGCGGAGATCTCGACCGATAAGGTCGACGTGGAAATCCCCTCTCCCGGCGCCGGAACCCTAACCAAAATCTACGTCCCCGAGGGAGAGACCGTTTCGATCGGGGCCGAGCTCGCCGTCATCGGAGACGGGAAAGAGGCGGAGCGGGAAGCGGCCAAGCCTCCGGAAGTGCAACGTCCTCCCGCCACGACGCCGGGGCGTCCCCCGGAGACGGAACGCCCGCCGACGACGGCCGCATCGGCCCGTCCCGCCCCGCCGCCGACGGCGCCTTCTCCGGAAAAACCGGCGGTAAAGTCAGACAAAGACGAAGCGAAACGGGACGGCGGCGACATCGGACGGATCTCCCCGCTCGTCCGAAAGCTGGCCGAGGAGCATCAGGTCGATCTCTCGCAAGTGCAAGGAACCGGTCTCAGCGGACGAATCACCAAGCAAGATATTCTCCGCTATGTCGGGGAGGAGGAAACCCAGCCGGCGGAGAAACAGCGCGCACTCGCTTCTCCGGTCCCCTCTCGCCCATCTCACGAGGGAGCCAAACCGGCGGCGCCGCTCCCCGCCGAAACGCTCCAGTTCAAAGAGTTCAAGATCCCGCGGTACGAGCCGAAAGAGGGAGATCAGGTGATCCCTTTCTCCCGCCTCCGGAAGATGATCGCCGAGCATATGGTCTACAGCAAGCGGACCGCGCCGCATGTCGCCACCGTGGCGGAGGTCGACATGGCGAAAGTCGTCCGGCTGCGAAAAGAGAAGAAGGGGTCGATCAAAGAGCAGACCGGTCAGGAGCTGACCTATCTCCCCTTCCTCATCGCGGCCGCGGTCCAGGCGATCCGGGAGCACCCGACCCTGAATGCCGCCGTCGCGGACGACAGCCTCATCATCCGGAAAGAGATTCACATGGGAATCGCCGTGGAGACCGAGAAGGGATTGATGGTTCCGGTCATCCGGCGGGCCCACGAGATGTCGCTCGCCGGGCTCTCCCGGGCGGCGGCCGAGCTGGCGGAGAAGGCGCGCCGGGGAACGCTGAGTCCCGACGAGATCACCGGCGGATCGTTTACGATCTCAAACCCCGGGAGGGAAGGGAACTTATTTGGTACGCCCATCATTTTTCAACCCCAGGTCGGGATTCTCCGGATGGGGGAGATCGTCAAGCGGCCGGTGGTGATCGAGGTCGACGGAAACGAGTCGATCGCCGTCCGGCCGATGATGTATCTCGCCCTCTCCTATGACCACCGGGTGATCGACGGCGCCACCGGAAACGCCTTTCTTCACCGGGTGAAAGAGATTTTGGAGGAAGGGAAATTTACACTGTAG
- a CDS encoding ubiquinol-cytochrome c reductase iron-sulfur subunit, with protein sequence MNQTTEEPIGRRHFMERAILGIFGALGLMLSAPIIGYILSPIFRVREDLAQSTRWAPIASLAEMESIGDLPRMFQVPYFVKEGWRTRETSRPLFAVKKGGKLVLFSSFCTHLGCPTGWDEAKRMIICPCHGGLYNNFGEVIGGPPPRNLAELEYKVENGLVYLKDPANVYEVGWKDPRKQV encoded by the coding sequence ATGAATCAGACAACGGAAGAGCCGATCGGACGGCGGCATTTCATGGAACGGGCAATCCTGGGCATCTTCGGCGCTTTGGGCCTGATGCTCTCGGCGCCGATCATCGGCTACATCCTCTCGCCGATTTTCCGCGTCCGGGAAGACCTCGCCCAATCGACGCGGTGGGCGCCGATCGCCTCCCTGGCGGAAATGGAGTCGATCGGAGATCTCCCCCGGATGTTTCAGGTCCCCTATTTTGTGAAAGAGGGATGGCGGACGCGGGAGACCTCGCGGCCGCTCTTCGCGGTGAAGAAAGGAGGAAAATTGGTCCTCTTCTCCTCTTTTTGCACCCATCTCGGCTGCCCGACCGGCTGGGACGAGGCGAAGCGGATGATTATCTGCCCCTGCCACGGCGGACTCTACAACAACTTCGGGGAGGTGATCGGCGGCCCCCCGCCCCGGAACCTGGCGGAGCTTGAATACAAGGTGGAGAACGGGCTGGTCTATCTGAAAGACCCGGCGAACGTTTACGAAGTCGGATGGAAAGATCCGAGGAAGCAGGTGTGA
- a CDS encoding NTP transferase domain-containing protein has product MRDVNSEKGNLWAVVLAAGEGTRMNQFIRSSYGLCSPKQYIAFTGKRSMLQHTLDRVAQLIPPERTRIVVNPSHIKEIRSQLSSLPDHSLVFQPYNRETAPGALLPLTYIIKEDPEARIAFFPSDHFIQEEDRFMRYVAAADQVVQRHPDQIALLGIQPEGPEVEYGWIAPGDPLPNADEMGARKVGRFLEKPDREAAVAFYESGYLWNTFVSVLKASTLMALTQRYLHGIWQRFERIRGSIGTVHELSTIEREYRTMESATLSRGIFERCPDQIAVLEVKEVFWSDWGSSHRVLQTLQKIGKTPFQETKEVGREESSYAVAESKAV; this is encoded by the coding sequence ATGCGTGATGTAAATTCTGAGAAGGGAAATCTATGGGCGGTTGTATTGGCGGCGGGAGAAGGGACGCGGATGAACCAGTTCATTCGGTCATCGTATGGGCTTTGCTCGCCGAAGCAGTATATCGCGTTTACCGGAAAGCGCTCCATGCTCCAGCATACGCTGGATCGGGTGGCGCAGTTGATCCCCCCCGAGCGCACCCGTATCGTGGTCAACCCAAGCCATATCAAGGAGATCCGCTCTCAGCTGTCGAGCCTGCCTGACCATTCCCTGGTTTTTCAGCCCTACAACCGTGAAACCGCCCCTGGCGCGCTGCTGCCGCTGACCTATATCATCAAAGAAGATCCGGAGGCCCGGATCGCCTTCTTCCCCTCCGATCATTTTATCCAGGAGGAAGATCGTTTTATGCGCTACGTGGCCGCCGCCGATCAGGTTGTGCAGCGCCACCCGGATCAGATCGCGCTGCTCGGTATCCAACCCGAAGGCCCCGAGGTGGAATATGGCTGGATCGCTCCGGGCGATCCGCTGCCGAACGCCGACGAAATGGGCGCCCGGAAGGTCGGCCGTTTTCTGGAAAAACCGGACCGAGAAGCCGCGGTGGCCTTCTATGAAAGCGGCTATCTCTGGAACACCTTCGTCTCGGTGCTCAAAGCCTCCACTTTGATGGCCCTGACCCAGCGGTACCTGCACGGCATCTGGCAGCGCTTCGAGCGGATCAGGGGGTCAATCGGGACGGTCCATGAGCTCTCGACCATCGAACGGGAATACCGCACGATGGAGTCGGCGACCCTCTCGCGCGGAATTTTTGAGCGCTGTCCCGATCAGATCGCCGTATTGGAAGTGAAGGAGGTCTTTTGGAGCGACTGGGGGAGCAGCCATCGGGTCCTCCAAACGCTTCAAAAGATCGGCAAGACCCCCTTTCAGGAAACGAAAGAGGTCGGACGGGAGGAAAGCTCCTACGCCGTGGCCGAAAGCAAAGCGGTTTAA
- a CDS encoding sigma-54 dependent transcriptional regulator, with the protein MKEIIGKSEPMMEVFKMIRLAAETDLSVMIIGESGTGKELAARAIHNASIRRKGPFIPVNIGALTPDLVSNELFGHERGAFTGAHAQTSGAFERADGGTLFLDEIGTMDQKTQVTLLRAIEDKAFYRVGGKDLIHVEVRILCATNEDLQAAVQKETFRKDLYFRLEGFIIRLPSLQERKEDIPLLAREFLREYNEKYKKSITEFSTEALDLFVNYPWPGNVRELKNVIQRAVLLTPRNVIIPEYLPRRFQLKSVPNNKIVFDVGTSLGDAEKTLIIRTLKDRKGNKTATAKILGISRRSLYNKIQQLNIKV; encoded by the coding sequence ATGAAAGAGATCATCGGTAAAAGCGAGCCGATGATGGAAGTCTTCAAGATGATCCGGCTCGCCGCGGAAACCGATCTCTCCGTCATGATCATCGGAGAGAGCGGCACGGGGAAAGAATTGGCCGCGCGCGCCATTCACAATGCCAGCATCCGCCGAAAGGGCCCCTTTATTCCGGTGAATATCGGCGCGTTGACCCCCGATCTTGTCTCAAACGAGCTCTTCGGCCACGAGCGGGGGGCCTTCACCGGAGCGCATGCGCAGACCTCGGGCGCTTTCGAGCGCGCCGACGGCGGGACCCTCTTCCTCGATGAGATCGGGACGATGGATCAGAAAACGCAGGTCACCCTGCTGCGGGCGATCGAAGACAAAGCGTTCTACCGGGTGGGAGGAAAAGATCTGATCCACGTCGAAGTCCGGATTCTCTGCGCCACGAACGAAGATCTACAAGCGGCCGTTCAGAAAGAGACCTTCCGAAAGGACCTCTACTTCCGTCTGGAGGGGTTCATCATCCGCCTGCCGTCGCTCCAAGAACGGAAGGAAGATATCCCGCTCCTGGCCCGGGAGTTCCTGCGCGAGTACAACGAGAAGTATAAAAAAAGTATTACCGAGTTTTCTACGGAGGCGCTCGACCTCTTCGTCAATTATCCCTGGCCGGGAAATGTCCGCGAGCTGAAGAACGTCATCCAGCGCGCGGTGTTGCTGACCCCCCGAAACGTCATCATTCCCGAGTACCTTCCCCGGCGTTTCCAGTTAAAGAGCGTTCCCAACAATAAAATCGTCTTCGACGTGGGGACCTCTCTCGGAGACGCGGAGAAGACCCTCATCATCCGCACGCTGAAAGACCGGAAGGGGAACAAAACGGCGACGGCGAAGATTCTCGGGATCAGCCGCAGGTCGCTTTATAATAAGATCCAGCAGTTGAATATCAAAGTCTGA
- a CDS encoding thiamine pyrophosphate-dependent dehydrogenase E1 component subunit alpha, producing MENKEDKELYFYLKFTREYEDRVSKLHRQGKILGGVYSGRGQEAIVVGVCYGLRREDIIFPLHRDMGAFLVKGVDPNRLMAQLFGKKTGLSKGKDSFLHAGDLERGVFGATSMLASTLPVATGAALKFKIKKEPHVAIAFFGEGASSRGDFHEALNFAGIHKLPVIYVCENNFYAYSTPQNMQMAVEDVAIRAEGYGFKGAVCSGNDLHAVMKTAHAAIERARQGEGPTLIECKTYRYHGHSEHDQPFYRPQDELIEWESRDPIQRFEIYLEKKGYNVDQMKADTEREVKEITDEAVRFAEESPWPEGKEALEDLYANPF from the coding sequence ATGGAAAATAAGGAAGATAAAGAGCTTTATTTTTATTTAAAGTTCACGCGCGAATATGAAGATCGCGTCTCCAAACTCCATCGCCAAGGTAAAATTTTGGGAGGGGTCTACTCGGGCAGAGGCCAGGAAGCGATCGTGGTCGGCGTCTGCTACGGATTGCGCCGGGAAGATATTATCTTTCCCCTGCATCGAGACATGGGGGCCTTTCTCGTCAAAGGGGTCGATCCCAATCGCCTCATGGCCCAGCTCTTCGGCAAGAAGACCGGACTTTCGAAGGGAAAAGATTCTTTTCTCCACGCCGGCGACCTGGAGCGGGGGGTTTTCGGGGCGACCAGCATGCTGGCCTCCACTCTCCCGGTGGCCACCGGCGCCGCGTTGAAATTTAAAATAAAAAAAGAGCCCCACGTTGCCATTGCTTTCTTCGGGGAGGGAGCCAGCAGCCGGGGCGACTTTCATGAAGCGCTCAACTTCGCGGGCATTCATAAATTGCCGGTCATCTATGTCTGTGAGAATAACTTCTACGCCTACTCCACCCCGCAGAACATGCAGATGGCGGTGGAAGATGTCGCCATCCGCGCCGAAGGCTACGGCTTTAAAGGAGCGGTTTGCAGCGGGAACGACCTCCATGCCGTCATGAAGACCGCTCATGCCGCCATCGAGCGGGCGCGCCAGGGGGAGGGACCCACGCTGATCGAATGCAAAACCTATCGCTATCACGGCCACAGCGAACATGACCAACCCTTCTATCGGCCCCAAGATGAATTGATCGAATGGGAAAGCCGCGATCCGATCCAGCGCTTCGAGATCTACCTCGAAAAGAAGGGGTATAACGTCGATCAGATGAAGGCAGACACCGAGAGAGAGGTCAAAGAGATTACCGACGAGGCGGTCCGATTCGCCGAAGAGAGCCCCTGGCCGGAGGGGAAAGAGGCGCTTGAGGATCTTTATGCAAATCCATTTTAA
- a CDS encoding ATP-binding cassette domain-containing protein — protein MLLEVKRLKKYFPIYKGGLFKRQEGVHPAVDGVDLVLRKGETVGLVGESGSGKSTLARSILRLIEPTAGEVYFNGTNLLTLPKEEMRRMRQKLQIIFQDPYASLNPRMTILDIVAEPLDIHFSISREERRERVSSILQRVGLGPSILNRYPHEFSGGQRQRIGIARAMILHPELVVADEPVSALDVSVQAQVMELLADLQETFGLSYLFIAHDLSLVESFADRTAVMYLGIIVELAPSEVLYKHPLHPYTRELLSAVPVPDPRLRKKQERPGAPGTPFKSYCDHRQDESPRLIEAGPEHFVACHLRTAEMNRRSREGLH, from the coding sequence ATGCTGCTCGAAGTCAAAAGACTTAAAAAATATTTCCCGATCTACAAGGGGGGATTGTTCAAACGGCAGGAAGGGGTTCACCCCGCCGTGGATGGGGTCGATTTGGTCCTCCGGAAAGGGGAAACCGTCGGCCTGGTCGGCGAAAGCGGCTCGGGCAAGAGCACGCTGGCCCGATCGATCCTCCGTCTGATCGAGCCGACCGCGGGAGAAGTCTACTTCAACGGGACAAATCTCTTGACCCTCCCGAAGGAAGAGATGCGCCGGATGCGGCAGAAACTCCAGATCATTTTCCAAGATCCCTACGCCTCCCTCAATCCGAGGATGACCATCTTGGACATCGTCGCGGAACCGCTCGACATCCACTTCTCCATTTCACGGGAGGAGCGGCGGGAGCGGGTGTCGTCGATCCTCCAAAGGGTCGGGCTCGGGCCCTCCATTTTAAACCGCTACCCCCATGAATTCTCAGGGGGGCAGCGGCAGCGGATCGGGATCGCGCGGGCGATGATCCTCCACCCCGAGCTGGTGGTCGCGGATGAGCCGGTCTCCGCCCTCGACGTCTCGGTCCAGGCGCAGGTGATGGAGCTGCTCGCCGACCTTCAGGAGACCTTCGGCCTCTCTTATCTCTTCATCGCGCACGATCTCTCTTTGGTGGAGAGTTTCGCCGACCGGACCGCCGTCATGTATCTGGGGATCATCGTGGAGCTGGCCCCGAGCGAGGTCCTCTACAAACATCCCCTGCACCCTTACACCCGGGAGCTGCTCTCGGCCGTCCCGGTCCCCGATCCCCGCCTTCGGAAGAAACAAGAGCGGCCCGGCGCGCCGGGGACCCCCTTCAAATCCTATTGCGATCACCGCCAGGACGAATCGCCCCGATTGATTGAAGCGGGGCCGGAGCATTTTGTCGCGTGCCATCTAAGGACCGCCGAGATGAATCGGCGGTCGAGAGAGGGACTTCATTGA
- a CDS encoding Crp/Fnr family transcriptional regulator, with translation MEKADLLPFIQSCDPYSVLSHYELETIHTKSKILVFEKGKSIYLPGHPSDQVYLVYSGSIRIATLMESGKEFTSSLYHVGETFGELSMAGEMARVEMAVAYEKSVLISLKTDLLSEPLKQNPLFTLGIMRLIGTRRCESENRLLQFFYAPVHSRLAKVLIHFATKQAKSPAAPPSSIQLRLTHEILASLAGTTRETTTMILNRFQKLGIIHKSKGNIHIKDLQSLKTLSLNQSSPKEPEKTLTLTHAA, from the coding sequence AAACAATTCATACCAAGTCAAAGATCCTTGTTTTTGAGAAGGGTAAGTCTATCTACCTCCCGGGGCATCCGAGCGATCAGGTTTATCTGGTCTATTCCGGGTCGATTCGGATCGCAACCCTGATGGAGAGTGGAAAAGAATTTACCTCATCCCTTTATCATGTCGGAGAAACCTTCGGCGAATTGAGCATGGCCGGGGAGATGGCACGCGTGGAAATGGCTGTGGCATACGAGAAATCGGTCCTTATCAGCCTCAAGACCGATCTATTATCCGAACCGCTGAAGCAGAATCCCCTCTTCACGCTCGGCATCATGCGGTTGATCGGAACGAGGAGATGTGAATCGGAGAACCGGCTGCTTCAATTCTTTTACGCGCCGGTTCATTCTCGGTTAGCCAAAGTGCTGATTCACTTCGCGACAAAACAAGCGAAATCTCCCGCCGCTCCTCCCTCTTCCATTCAGCTCCGACTGACTCATGAGATTCTGGCCAGCCTCGCGGGAACCACCCGGGAGACGACGACCATGATTCTCAACCGTTTCCAAAAATTGGGAATTATCCACAAGAGTAAAGGGAATATCCATATAAAGGATCTCCAATCATTGAAAACACTCAGCCTGAACCAAAGTTCACCGAAAGAACCGGAAAAGACGCTGACCTTAACGCATGCCGCATAA
- a CDS encoding response regulator yields MMKKKILVVSQENYIGELLRAELMEEGYEASLADTSEKAFSKYRQDFPDLVLIDTVLSDIDSADILRCFREGNASPPVVIWSAYDTSSDENLWWVSEAYVMNTASFFKIKKKIRELCPCH; encoded by the coding sequence ATGATGAAAAAGAAGATCCTGGTCGTCAGCCAAGAGAACTATATTGGAGAGCTGCTTCGAGCCGAGTTGATGGAAGAGGGATACGAGGCCTCCCTCGCAGATACCAGCGAAAAAGCATTTTCTAAATATCGGCAAGACTTCCCGGACCTCGTGTTGATCGATACGGTCTTGTCGGACATCGACAGCGCCGATATCCTGCGGTGCTTTCGTGAAGGGAACGCCTCACCGCCGGTCGTGATCTGGTCGGCCTACGACACCAGCAGCGATGAAAACCTCTGGTGGGTCTCGGAGGCCTATGTCATGAACACCGCCAGCTTCTTTAAGATCAAAAAGAAGATCAGAGAGCTCTGCCCGTGCCATTAG